One genomic window of Mus musculus strain C57BL/6J chromosome 4, GRCm38.p6 C57BL/6J includes the following:
- the Aadacl4fm2 gene encoding uncharacterized protein LOC627085, with the protein MILMITLFTTATFLVLGVSVWVLIKEILTVHVPPPIPQRVKFHMLHYFFQLTIALGNVLEKMKICPMPRFFCFIQDLLVSKNNFGVLVKNMHFGTIPVRLFQPKATSSGPRKGIIFYHGGGGVFGSLDSYHNTCSYLAHETDSVVMAVGYRKLPDHHHPTAYHDCLNATVHFLKELKTYGVDPARVVVSGESIGAGAAAIIAQVVLARKDLPQFRAQVLINPVVQGVNFQLPSYQQYSDVPFLSRKFLMTCACKYLAIDQSWKDAMLKGTFIPPDHWKKYAKWLSSDNIPQRFKSQGRQPEFPGPFNESAYLETNHIFSLETSPLLADDKIIAQLPETFLVSSEYDVLRDDTLLYKKRLEEQGVPVTWCHLEDGFHGCIVLFDKNALSFPCSKKAMSSTVSFIKGI; encoded by the exons ATGATCTTGATGATAACACTCTTCACCACTGCAACCTTCCTGGTCCTGGGGGTCAGTGTATGGGTTCTCATAAAAGAAATCCTCACTGTACATgttccccctcccatcccccaacgAGTGAAATTTCACATGCTCCACTACTTCTTCCAGCTGACAATAGCATTg GGGAATGTACTGGAGAAGATGAAAATTTGCCCCATGCCCCGCTTTTTCTGCTTTATACAAGACCTCTTGGTATCAAAGAATAACTTTGGTGTGTTGGTGAAGAACATGCATTTTGGCACAATTCCTGTGAGACTGTTTCAGCCCAAGGCAACCTCCTCTGGCCCCCGGAAAGGCATCATCTTTTACCATGGAGGAGGTGGTGTGTTTGGTAGCCTTG ATTCTTACCACAACACTTGCAGTTACCTGGCCCATGAGACAGATTCGGTGGTAATGGCAGTGGG GTACCGAAAACTTCCTGACCATCATCACCCTACTGCTTACCATGATTGCTTGAATGCCACAGTCCACTTCTTGAAAGAACTTAAAACCTATGGCGTAGACCCAGCACGAGTGGTGGTTAGTGGAGAAAGCATTGGAGCTGGGGCTGCGGCCATTATTGCTCAGGTGGTATTGGCCAGAAAAGATCTTCCCCAGTTTCGGGCTCAAGTCCTGATTAATCCAGTCGTCCAGGGGGTCAATTTTCAGTTACCATCTTACCAGCAGTATTCAGATGTCCCATTTCTCTCTAGGAAATTTTTAATGACTTGTGCATGTAAGTATCTGGCCATTGACCAGTCTTGGAAGGATGCCATGTTGAAAGGTACTTTTATACCCCCAGACCACTGGAAAAAGTATGCGAAATGGCTCAGCTCTGACAACATCCCCCAAAGATTCAAGAGCCAAGGCCGACAACCTGAATTTCCTGGGCCTTTTAATGAGTCTGCCTATTTGGAAACCAACCATATTTTCAGTTTAGAAACCTCACCTCTCCTGGCAGATGACAAGATCATTGCTCAGCTTCCTGAAACCTTCCTGGTGAGCAGTGAGTATGATGTTCTCCGTGATGACACTTTACTCTACAAGAAACGGTTAGAGGAACAGGGGGTTCCTGTGACATGGTGCCATTTGGAAGATGGATTTCATGGATGCATAGTTTTATTTGATAAGAACGCTCTCTCTTTTCCTTGCTCAAAAAAGGCTATGAGTTCCACAGTCAGTTTCATAAAGGGCATATAA